acactgagtagcgtccggggagcaatgggggttgggtaccttgctcaggggaaccCCTGCCCTTTTGgcccgggtggggatttgaaccagcgaccctccggttacaggccaagttccctttccacttggacaCGGGCTGCCCCATGGCTTTCCAGGCTACCAGGTTACTTAGTGGGTACCATGTGGGTATGGGCTTAATGCATTTATGGTTAAACTAATATAGGCCCCACATGGGAAGCTTTGTGGGCAATCATGGGTGGCGTCTCCATGGAAACCAAGGACAATCCTGTTTGGAAACCATATGCCATATGTCAGCCCAAATATAATCCTTATGGGGTCTACATGCCATGGACATGCTAACCAGGTAGTTCTTGTATGCTGCTGCATGGACAGTGATCCATTTAAAAAGGTACAACAATGAACAgtgcatgaaaacacactgtatatgcTCAGATATTCTTGTTGGGCCATgaggttgtgcctcattaggGCCAGGTTTTAGTTCCTGTGAGGTTCCTAGAGGTTCTGATAAGGTAGGTTAGTGTTTATGCAGGACaatgggtccccaggaccaggattgagaaaccctgcctTCACCTAActctaaaaccaagtcttaatactcaaaaagccctttaaagttgcgATGACCCACCAagatgtcctcacaaggtcaaaatgtcctctcaaagACAGacttgcacaaaaaaaaaaatcggtcCTCATAACCTACTAGAGACatgtagacaaacacacatacacacgatgTACAGTAGGCACACACACCAGACTGTATGTAAACTTTATGAGACAAGGGGTTATAAATACTGTGCCAACCCTCAAGGTTCTTAACACTTGCATCCAGACTAAGGACGCACAACACTGTCATTGCAGGGATGATGAGGTGTTAGTAGgtaagaggggaaaaaactaaacgtaaaaattaaattaaatgaaaatctgTAAGCCTTTATTTGAACGGATATCTTCTGTTATGGAATGTTCCTAATATTGATTGTCAATACAGACATAAAGAAGCATGGACGCAGAGCTGACACGAAACAGCACTTTCATCGTCGATGACCTACATCCCTGCTATGAATCAACTAATACAAGCTATGTTTTTGCAAGTGACCCTTCCCTAACTTGTGTTTTGGTGTATATATTCCTTGGCTTGTTATCTGTCGCCACAATATGTGGAAACCTACTAGTTATCATATCCATCATTTACTTCAAACAGCTGCACACTCCTACTAACTACCTCATCCTCTCCCTGGCCGTGGCCGACCTGCTCGTTGGCGTCCTCGTCTTTCCTTTCAGCATGGCATTCACTGTCACCTCATGTCTGTTTCACCAGGACTTTATGTGCCAAATCCGTGACAGCTTTGATGTATCACTGTGCACTGCTTCTATTCTACACTTGTGTTGCATTTCTATAGATCGATATTATGCAGTGTGCCAGCCGCTGActtataaagttaaaataaacgTTCGTGTCACAGCAGTTATGATCCTGGTGACCTGGGGCATCTCTGCTTTAATAGGGATCTGTATAATAATCGCAGGATTCAGCCAAGGAACATGTGAGGAAATGTGCTCCGTTGATGTTGTGATGGCAAATACGATGGGACCCGTTTTCTCCTTCTACATGCCAGCGATCATAATGCTCGCTATTTACTTTAAGATTTTCCTTGTTGCTCAGCAACAGGTGAAAAGCATCCAGAACACAACATTTCAGAGCTCAAGTTCTGGAGCAGCTGTGAGTAAGATGGAGAAGAAGGCCACAAAAACTCTTGCTACAGTCATGggggtttttcttttatgtatgACTCCTTACTTTCTGTGCATCGTCTTTCAGCCGTTGGCCTATTATCCCCCACCCATCCCACTGATTGAGACTCTCAACTGGCTCACATTGTCCAACTCAATGCTGAATCCACTGatttatgctttcttttacagctggttCAGATCAGCATTCAGAATTATTATTTCTGGAAAAATATTTAAAGGCGATTTTGTTAATTCCAACttgttttgaagttttttttaatagattgaaagtgaaaataaagtttgGAATAACTGATAATTACTTTGccattgtgggaaaaaaagcactttcAAAACATTAATGCATTTAATGAATGCAGTTTTGATGCAAGcaaatatgttaatatataGAGGTACAACTTACAGCAATTTTCTATGGACCTCTAGAGAATAAAAGGAATCGTTCAACTGCAATGACactatattcatttaaatacattaatattaaatcatacaaaatattaaaataaagtgagtAAACTAATCTAATGTTGGACAAATGATCACTAAAACAATACACTTTCTCTTTACTCTCAAAATTGAAGAAAAATGAATGTGCAGTAAAGCCTGAAATCTTTAAGAGcgtagacttttttttttattacaaacatTGTAGATACCTATATTGAGTCAAAAAAATTGCCAGttgtaattatgttttttatcaCATTGTGGGACAGAATGTATCTAAGAGGGTTGTGCATCTATGAAACATGTATAGCAAGAACACATGTAAACTATagtttgtattatatatatagttttggAAGTTAAACTATGGAATGAATAGAATATGATTAATTGCATTTGTCTCTGTGGAGTTTTGAAAAAGCTTGAAAACGTAAAACATCAAGGATCTATCTAATTGTTAGGAGAGGtaacaaaaaataagaaatgggCCTCAGTTTAttactcttttttattttggttagTGATTGTGTTGGATTATATTGTGTGAAATGGAattttgtaaatatgtgtaatatgtattttatttctgtcagtTGCATGTTCACAAACATTGTTAGTGAATTGACATTGTgagaaactgagcagccttaGGAAATATCCTTGAGTCACTGAGtgctttctctccccctttttctttctttttttttttattaaaatcagACCACATCATCAGCCCCCTTTGATGAGGTACCAACCCAGCTCCCCTATGATGTATCCACACATtgcaacatgcaaactccatgcagaaagcaccaaccgtgtggccctacaGTAAAATCAATACAGCAAAATCAAAGTGCCAAATAGAGCAGAGTAAAATGCTAAGAAGGGGAACAAGTTTCCAGAAATGTTTCAAGTGCCCTTAAAGATCATTTGAAACCCCCCCAATTGAATCAATCTGGACAACTTCATTTCCTGATTGCTACAGGTTGAAAGGGCAAGAGTAAGAAAATGCCTTTTTGCCTTGCTCTGTAAGTCCTGAAGGAATGTTGAAGGTAATAAAGGCCTGGGTGTTCAGGCTATGACTGCATTGCCTGTGTGACAATAAAAGTGACAGCTTCAAGCCATGTCCTGGTGTTCAAGATAAGATACTATTTGTTCCAAGAAGAACCCTAGCTGTAGTTTCAACTTCTTTAAAAGGTTTTCAATATGGCACTTAAAAGAGAGATTTACATCAATTGAGATTCCTAGGTATTTGTGAGTCcacaaactcaatcattttgtgTGAAAACAGCATACCCTTGAATAATGTCAAATGCAGACTGCAGAAGTTGAAAGACCTGGGCAACAGTGTTTGCGcaacaataaacacatacacCAGCTATCCCTTTAGGAGTAAACGACGTGTGCTCATTAGCAATAGCATTAAACAGGCAATTCATATCGGTCAGTAACAATTTCAGCCACACTTTATCCAAAGTatactgaaaaacatttttcatcccTCTACACATACTTTACTTTGTGTATGTGATGTATAATTACTGACTGTCAGGAACTGCCTGGCAGAAGTGCAACTTTTCCAAAATAGTTTTCTCTGTCCCCCATGTCACGTCATCATTGCTGTTTTTGCTTTGCTTCAGCTTGCAACTTTGTTGAAAACATGTCAGGAATAGACATGACATGTTTACCTGGCACCAAATAGGAGAGGTTGTGTATACAAAGCACCTTAGGAAGAACTGGAGTTCATGTGTACCATCCGAGCAGCCAAGGGACCGAAGACTTCACACCTTTAATGGGTGCAGTTGCCAGGTTACATAATATTGCATCAGACTGTGAACAAACTATGAAGGGTGCATTAAAAACGAGTTTCACGTCTGAATGTAGCAGAAAGTAGTGTTTTTgatgtttcaaaaataaaaatggaaaaggtGAAAGGTTTCTGACAATCTTTCTGAATAGTGTCATTAAAGTGCAACTCCCTCCGCCAGGAGCAAAAGATTACAGACTAAAATATAGTGAAACAAGccttattgattttattttgtgtcaaagAAAGATTGTAGCAACATCTCTTGAACAGGAAGTTGCTGTAGCTCAAGTCTTAAGTGTTTTCCAAAACTTTTTTCCCAAAGAGTCTCAGCCTGAAGACACCTTCATGTCAATATTGTGACATAGTTAAACAACCACAGTTCCAACCAGTGGACACAGGGAAAGCTGCAAATGTAGCTTTCTTTGCATGAAAcccaaaacaaattattttcgGAGCCACTGCCTTACATCTCCTTTCATGACTTCTACATAAActgcattcactcacacatccgAGTGTTTAAATTGAATCGCAACCAGtcgtgatgtttttttttgttttttttggttttggttttcttcGAGAGAGATATTTCAGTTGTTCCTGGAACTTAAAGGAGATACAAGACTGTCCAAGTGGGCAAGTGGggaataatatacagtatacacaaaTCATGGTGAGAATATGTTGTGAGAACTTTTTGCATACTtttcaaaaagtaaaatgatCTGAATGACAGCATAGTCACAATCCTACAACAACACTAGCTGTTCTGTAGGTGAACTGTATCCAACTgaaataattaacaataatgTTAATGAGAAATTTCTGAAAGGCATTTTTAACGTCTTTATTAATGGAGGTGATACTATAATAATTCAGCTGACGAAAAATGCCTACAAGAAGTTTGACTTTTCCAAAGTTATTTTTTCTGTCCCCATGTCATGTCATCATTGCTGTTAATCACCTGTTTTTGCTTAGTTTTAGCTGGTAACACATTTCAGTAATAAACATGACATAATTATCTGGTGTCAAATAGGAAAGGTTGTGTAGACTAAGCACCATAGGTAGAACGAGAGCTCATGTGTACCAGCCGAAAAGCCAAGGGACCAAAGGCTTCACACCTTTAATGGGAGTGATGCCAGGTTACATAATATTGCATCAGGCAATAAACTAATTGACAAGGTTGGACTTTAAAAACTATGTTAATATGATGAAAGGTCTAAAACAGAAAGTGTGAAACTTGAAAGTGAAAGTTCAGGTTTCCTGCTTTTTCTTGCAGTTAATCAAACTTCCAAGTGGAAAGGCAAGGCCATACAAATACATTAAGAAAATCATAGcaagacattaaaatgacagtgaTCAAAATAAAAGGTAGACATTGAAATGACATGACTTGTAATAAAAGCAagacattcaaattaaaatattaattaaaatcaTGAGAGATAAATATGTGATTTGCCAatacaaaatgcatttaaaagacaagaatgaaTTGATACAAATTTAAGAACAAGCTTCACTAAATAATGTTTTCaggcctgatttaaatgagCTGACAGTCTGAGCAGACATCAGGTGTTCAGGAagtttgttccacaggtgaggagcagaatAACTGAATGCTGCCTCACTTTGTTTGGTTCTGCATCTgggaaacacacagtaaacctgTTCCTGATCATCTTAGGGCTCTGGATGCTTCATAGGGAACTAAATAGTCTAGGATGTATTTTGGTCCAATACATTTCAGTGCTTTGAAGACCAAGAGTAAGATTTTGAAATCTAACCTTTGAAGCCAGTGTAGTGATCTGAGGACCAGTGCGATGTGGTCCCATTTCCTGGTATTAGGCAGGACCCTGGCAGCAGCATTCTGGACCAGCCGCAGCTGCCTGGTTGATTTTTTGTTAAGACCTGTGAAGACATGATTACAATAATTTAGtctgctgaaaatgaaagcatGAACAAGTTTTTCTGTGTCTCATTTGGACAGAAAAACCTTGATCCTTGCAATGTTCTTCAGTTGGTAATAGGCAGACCTAGTGATAGCTTTTAGATGGTCGTTAAAATTCAGGTCTAAGTCAATAATTGCGCCATGATCTCTGGCTTGATTTTTAGC
The sequence above is drawn from the Solea senegalensis isolate Sse05_10M linkage group LG17, IFAPA_SoseM_1, whole genome shotgun sequence genome and encodes:
- the LOC122784282 gene encoding trace amine-associated receptor 1-like, whose protein sequence is MDAELTRNSTFIVDDLHPCYESTNTSYVFASDPSLTCVLVYIFLGLLSVATICGNLLVIISIIYFKQLHTPTNYLILSLAVADLLVGVLVFPFSMAFTVTSCLFHQDFMCQIRDSFDVSLCTASILHLCCISIDRYYAVCQPLTYKVKINVRVTAVMILVTWGISALIGICIIIAGFSQGTCEEMCSVDVVMANTMGPVFSFYMPAIIMLAIYFKIFLVAQQQVKSIQNTTFQSSSSGAAVSKMEKKATKTLATVMGVFLLCMTPYFLCIVFQPLAYYPPPIPLIETLNWLTLSNSMLNPLIYAFFYSWFRSAFRIIISGKIFKGDFVNSNLF